Part of the Pseudorasbora parva isolate DD20220531a chromosome 13, ASM2467924v1, whole genome shotgun sequence genome is shown below.
AGGATACAAGGATGTAGAAAGTATCCTTCTCtgaaattttatttgtaaaattaagatacattttaataacaatacatttttttttatttaaaattgtaattatggATGCTCCTGAAATGGCCCATAGTCCAGCAGAAAATGcgatttattaaataaaaaggtGAGCACATTATTCAGTAATGTGCATTTATTACATGGTTAAACTACATATGTCTAAAGTGCATGTGCACAGTTAAGTTAAATGACTAAGTTTATTTAAGTGCTTTTGTACAGAATCcaatattaacaaaaacaataatatacgACTGATTTGTTAATCAGATGCATGAGGAAGTGCGTTCGTTACTATAGCAAAAGTAGACCAAACAGCGCTCAAAACCTACCGTTGTGGACAACGCCGTTTCATGATTTAATCTAAACTTAtggagtttttgtgtgcaaaatctAGGCCTAGTAAACTTGTCTACTATGCAGGATCACAGAAGGAAAAAATGACAATAAACATCATTAACCTAACTTATTGAAAGGTAGGATAATAATCAGCTATATGCGTTCACATATggctttatttaaatgtttctgCATGGCAAAccataaaaataagttgttagAATTACGTActagtgatgtcatcacacgATGCAAAAGAACCgctgaattgttttatttttaactggTTATTTGAAACTAACTTTCCAAAAGAACCTTTTGCAAAAATGAAAtggactttgtttcttcagtagaacacaaatgaagatttttaacttcaactgttgcagtctgccagtcataatgtGGCTGTTCAAACGCATTCGACCACATGATCGTTAGCACTATGAAATCCGGTCAAATGCGTTTTCGAGGAAAACACAAAACATTTAAGACCTTGTTTGCACCTGTATTTAGTGTTGACCACTTGTGATCTAATCGACCAAAATGCAATCTTAATAACCGTTGTAAACAGGGTTTCTGAAGGGAAATCGCTTTTCGAACGAGAAAAGATGTACAGTAGGGCGGGACTTGATTTTATCCATTGataattgattggatggttgtgatttgctattgctgtgtgccgtcatgtgagtgacaggctGTCCTGCCCTCATGCCAGTAAAcgcatcatcagagaagagaagaaatgacattttaaaatgagctaaaaaTGCGGCTGATAACATTCTTTTTCTTGATAATGTTAACATGCTAACCTCTGGCAGACTAGATATTGATTTGTAAATCAAATTGTAAATGCCAACTGCGGTTAAATTATTAGATTATTAGACTAGATAATTCCAAAACTGAGATTAGTTTGTTTGTATACTagtatatttgtaatattatttaagTATTGCAAATTCCTAACTTCTGTCTATTGATATGTATTTTGTTATGCAAGTCCAATATTGTGGTTTGGCCGTGTTGTGGAAGTCTGATTTTCCAGAAATGGGACAATAAAGTATATTCGATTCAGTTGAGTTCAATTAATGTAAGCTCCTTTTAAATTTTTTGGTCAGTTCAAGAGTACTTTAtgcaattttattattattattaattaatagaGCAGTTTGATGTCTATCCTTGTATTTTTCAACTTTGAGGTTGATTTGATATGAGATTTAGAAGGTATTAACAAGTAAtgcgatttttatttttaattaaacatttttttaaagaaagtaattagtacagtaatctaattacactgttgaagatgtaattaattatttactcaACCCTgaaaataatgatgtgcacagaTAAAAGAAAAAACTGTGTGTCAAAACTATTAATCGCTTGAAATACAATACTACAAATGCAATTTtattagaatgttttttttttcttatagtTTGATATTTAGACATTGGATTTAATCTGACTGTTTCTCTTCCCTTCCACAACAGCCGAAAAACAAGAGGTTAGGAGAGCAATTCTGAGCTGTTCCCTGTATGCTGCCAGAGAGGAGGAAGCTTACGAAGATTggagtgatgatgatgaagatgaagagatCTAAAACAAACCTTTGTGTTAGTTGTGTAGGTTTTTTTTAAGGCATTGTGTCAGTGatcagatattttatattatacaactGATAGGACattgttttatgtgtttttttccaatacttaaaagaacattttttttggaGCAGTTTTAATTTTATACTGTAAACGATTTGTGACTATCTTTACATTACTGCTATTATTGTATGAAAACTATGAACGTTGGCCATGTGTAGGTCACGTGTATCTAATTTTTGTTCCTCTGTACTAACCAAAACAATATTGCTTTTTCTTGTTGTAATTCACTGAAAACACCTGTAAACGTGTGTTTCAAATAAaccaaatatttataaaaacaaatgcTTTGATAGCAAAACTGAACTCTCCGCCTATAAAAGGTATATGAGTTTACATTACACCAACAGACAGTAAAAAAATAGATTACACCACATCTTGCAGTCAAATGCACCAATGAGAATCGGTGATTCCGCGCATGCGCACTTCGTAAACCCTGCGAGGTTTATAACCCTCATCCGGGTGTTTGCGGTTCCCGTTTGGCGACCTGTCGCCATATGCCTGACTTTCTTTAGCTGAAGTAAAATTTGGGTTAAAACCCATATATTCATCCGTTTTCCTCTTTAGGAGAGCGGCTGACGCCTTGTGGGGCGCAACACTTCCCACGCCAAGGAAACTGCGCTTTTCAAGGGGCGAGGCCCCGCTTTTTGGGcacttgtttttttgtgttagcACAGCTTTTTTACTGAGACATTTTGATTGTGTCTCTGTTTTTCTCTCGGTTTGTTGTGGTCAAGATGTCGCCGTGATGGGTTCTCCGCGTTTGACAGAAATGAACAAGGGCCTTCGTCGCCTGACCCGCATTCACAACAACCCGTTGTTCTCCCCTTTTACCCCGTTTAATGCTAAAGAGCTCCGACGCTCTCTCCCCGGAGTTCGGCctcaaaatggagaaaaacccaAACGcaaacaacagcagcagcagcaacacgAAGATCCCGCCCCGTTCCAGCTCTACAGGCTCGACTCCTACAGACACTAAAACCAAAACAGGTACAGAGTCAgcttcttacacaaacacacacacacacacacacacacacacgcttgtcATTGTCAGATTCGAGGGGaaagtgtttttgtgtgtttgggaCTGGCGGCATGGTTTTGTTGTCTGCCGAGATGACGTAGCCACGGCTTGCGATTGGCCGTTTCTCGAATAAACAACAGAGCAATtcgtaaaatataaataaagcttAATATTTAATGCGTCAAAAATAAACCCCTAATCATTAAGTGGCAGTATTTGCtctggaatttttttttcatgcatattttaaacaaaataaaacatccaTATTAAGCTAGATTGGTATATATGATTtgattatataattttaaatgccGTATGTAAATATTAATAGTATAATTACATATATTTAGCGAACAATGTTATATACGTTTAGGGGGATTTAGTTTGTTTTAGGGAAATGTTAGTTTAGTAGTTTATTGCAATTAAGAATCAAATTTGAATCATTTTATGTTGAAATCTGTAACCAGTGTTATCAGACTATTAGTATTTATGAGGTGGAATGCACTAATATATGCGAACAGTGCTAAAATCtccatatatttaaaatgtgtagGAGTATTTTACTTATATAACATTGTATgttcatttaatattttatagatTGATAGATTATACATTTTGACGTCTATTAAACCAGTTCAACTTTTTCCCATCTTGATCATGCATGATTTACTGTGATTGTTCATTATTCTGGTGTCCATATAAATATCCATAATCCACCTGATATAAACTTATGTTCTGATAACACAACATGggtggtgtgtgtgtcactCTTATATAAATAATCCGATATCAAAACTGTATTCCTGCTGACCTCTAAACTAATCCAACATTTCCAACTGTATTCCTCCCAAGGGGAATTCATATATTAAGGGTTATTTTAGCTGCTACTCCTCTTAGTAGCAGATCAGATGCATGAGGATCATGGTCAGGATCTATTCTTGTCAGCAGTCTGCCATGTGACCAAAAGAAAAGCTTCAGTGCTGTATTGCCCTCTAGCTTTTGGATGGACCGAAGAAAGCCTCCAACATATCAGAAGCAAATCCCTGTAGATAACTTAAACAGTGTCGTCTTTGTTTTTGTTATGAGTATGACTGTTTTGATGGGGCTTGTGAACTGTATAGGACAGCGTTCTCTGCTGCCGGATGATAAGATGTGTGCGTTTACACCCTCGGCTCTTATCATGTTGTCCTCTGAAATACTTTAGAGAGCTGCCTGTGAGTGGATTGATTAGCTAAGGCATGTGTGAATATCAAAAATATTGAAAAGTgcacactttttatttttattttacacttCACTTCAGGGGTATAGATATAATTTCACCTTGCGGAGAAGCGACACATCAAATTGTCAGTATTGCAATCAAGGAAATTGTATATTTTCCCGAAGTTGGTCGGAAAGTTTATTACCCCCCCGTCAAGTAAAATGTTATGCTTGGAATGAATGTTTTGTCCTTCTTTTCTCTGTTCTGTTAGATGGTAAGAATAATGGGGGCTCAAAGCGCTATAGCCGCAAACGTGAGCCTGCTTTTGCCAAGGCCGAGAGCTTTCCAGGCCCACGACGCTCCCAGCCACATAAAAGCAAGAATTTTGACAAGAGACCCCCTCAGAGAGGTGGCGGAGGGGGGCGACAGTATGGTCTTGATGGTGGTGGTAGAAGAGAAGAGGTGTGTTGCAATTAGCCTTTGGACTATGATTAATTTGTACTTCCATGTTTTTATGCTTCTCTATTGCATGCAAATATGAAAATTGCAGTAATCATGTTGGTTAATGAACTACTAGAAAAAACACTATGTACTGTAAATAAACAGACCTGTTGTTACTTGGAGTAACCCAGTTAAACTGTTGTTCTCTCTCATTAGGTAGCAGAGAACCGCCGGGCCGAGTTTAGCCCGGCTCAGTTTGCTGGACCCAAAAAGATAAGTCTGAACCACCTGCTCAACTTTACGTTTGAGCCACGTGGAGGCCACTTTGGCTCCGTAGGAGATAGCCATTCCTGCTGGGGTCGGCGCAACAAGTGGGGTCACAAACACAAGCCCTTCAACAAGGAGCTTTTCCTACAGGCTAAGTGAGTATAGCAGAATATGTTGCATAATTTTATATGAATTGGTATTAAATCACACGCAACagtattttgtgtattttagtatcattaataaagtattttagttTCAGTATTATACTAAATATTATACTAATAAAGtagtataatatttattaaaagaatCATGAGCTGAGAAATAACGTTTTCCTTGATCATTTGATATTTACTAGGTCTTTGTGCCATTAAAACATCCTGCAAGTTTTAGAGTTTAAAATGTCCTCATTACAaacaaagcatttttttaaaggaataatatgaaagaatacatttttagattaaaatatcctaaaactagaacaatattttgttgacctGTGTACTTGCATCATACccaatgtttccaagaatgtttaaatccaaagAAATAAGCGATTTAAACAAACCGTGTCTGTGCATTGCCTATCaataatgacatcatacccgccttaccctcgatttccagttttattttgtagaaacaatGGAAATGCCAGAGAAGCTTTAacattttatgtgttttattagacaggtgagcaactgtttggatacattaatCAACAGAAAGCTAATCaatgttatatagctcaacaaagtcttattgtttaaatctcgtGACATATAGcagcgggaaaaaaaacatattgtgGTTTTAATTAAGCTCCAAAAACAACTTGATTTTGATATTGTGAGGTCTGTGATTTCACATGGGCAAACACATTTCAAACCAGTTTAAACCACTTGTTTGCGTCTCTGTACAGACTTCAAAAGGATCCTAGCGTCATAAACAAGTAGATAGTTAATTTTAATACTGTCCCAGATCGCATCAGAGGATTATGTTTGTTCTGAGCTTTTTGATTTGTAAATGAGGCACAATGTAATGGGAGTTTGCAAATAAACTTTTGTTGAAAGATGAAGCAACTGTATTGGATCTGACAGCAGCTGCATCACAAACTGCAAGTACATTTCATAAAGCTTTGTCTATAAATAAAGGCTTTATATGTATAATGTTTCCAAAACACAAACTTGTGTGCAATAGCGTTAGTCAATCATAGCAGCGTTTACTGACAAGTCTTAAAGCCCCTTAAAAAGGATAATTTTAAACAGGGTTAGAATGAAAGTTGAAAATAGTTTTTCTGCATAtgtagttgtttttttgtgggcAAAAAATGTTATTAACACAAGTGAACCTCAAGGaacatatatataataataataattatatatatatatatatatatatatatatatatatatatatatatatatatatatatatacacactcacctaaaggattattaggaacacatgttcaatttctcattaatgcgatCATCTAATTtctatctaatcaaccaatcacatggcagttgcttcaatgcatttagggttgTGGTCCTgttcaagacaatctcctgaactccaaactgaatgtcagaatgggaaagaaaggtgatttaagcaattttgagcgtgacatggttgttggtgccagacgggccggtctgagtatttcacaatctgctcaattactgggattctcacgcacaaccatttctagggtttacaaagaatggtgtgaaaaaggaAAAACCTCCAGTATGCGGCcatcctgtgggtgaaaatgccttgctgatgctagaggtcagaggtgaatgggctgactgattcaagttGATAGAAGAGCATccttgactgaaataaccactagttacaaccgaggtatgcagcaaagcatttgtgaagccacaacgtGCACgaccttgaggcggatgagctacaacagctaaagaccccaccgggtaccactcatctccactacaaataggaaaaagagaaTACAacttgcacgagctcaccagaATTGGACCggtgaagactggaaaaatgttgcctggtccgagtttcgatttctgttgagacatttagatggtagagtcagaatttggcgtaaacagtaTGAGAAtgtggatccatcatgccttgttaccactgtgcaggctggtggtagtggtgtaatggtgtgggggatgatttattggcacactttaggccccttagtgccaattgggcatcatttaaatgccacagcctacctaagcattattgctgaccatgtccatccctttatgaccaccatctACCGATCCTCTGATGGccacttccagcaggataatgcaccatgtcacaaagctcaaataatttccAATTGGTttattgaacatgacaatgagttcactgtactaaaatggcccccagtcaccagatctcaacccaatagagcatctttgggatgtggtggaacgggagcttcgtgctcaggatgtgcatcccataaatctgcaagatgctatcctatcaatatgggccaacatttcgaaagaatgctttcaacacattgttgaatcaatgccaatgccaggtgtgtgtatatgtatgtgtgtgtgtgtgtgtgtgtgtgtatatatatatatatatatatatatatatatatatatatatatatatatatatatatatatatatatatatatatatatatatatataatgtgcatGTATGAATGTAATATCTGAAATATTTACTGAAAGTACTATCTAAATTGcttaatttgtaaaaaaaattcttaaaaaacataaatgctcTTTAATAGTTTTCGTTAACCGTAAACACCAGTGTACTGTTTAAAGGTGATGAAACACTTTAGGTCTGCTCCACCTTTTTCTATTTGGCCAAACTGGATTTTCAGCTTGCACTAAATGGCCCTTATTAATCAATCTTGTGttgaaacgggtgtatatgttggcgtaagattatgcttacattcctctcaccgcctgatttatgaagctgtgcgcacctctgcaatccaggtgtacgcaatacttgcccttgataaatgccgcagctcaaaacgatcgtcattagaataacacgcccctatatattcaagtctgcgcctcccccacgcctcattttacgccatggacaaacggaagatggcaaagaagcgaaacttctcctaCGTGGAGATCGAGACCATCATCaggtggaaaaaaacaaaatagttttatttgggattttaaagagtgggattaaaggcgcccacaaaaacaaaatatggacccaaattacaaGTACTGTCAATAGTGTGGCGGTTGAGAAGCGCATTCCAGCAGTTTATATAGCCGTTTGATGAGAATTTACCTATCACAaggcattattttacagcacgtgctttgaaacaattagcatttaatttcatataacgtcacatgtattggggttttacaatagtgatgatcatcacattaataattgcatgacaatttgtaagattcttattattattattatgatttttattattaatgatgcttattgttatttagaaggagaatgtcgttattatttattttattattatttaaaagaagaatgtcatttttattattttgtcagtctgaattattcagttccagtccgtgcgcagctgccgggcctaaccctgaaatgccaggtaaagcgcacaggctcgcaactggaggaatacatatgcctacaaatcaaatgctttggtcAAGTCACAATTAAACATCGAAGTCCATgtttcacaaaaataaacacagaactttataattactatgttgttgttgtttttcacaGTGGTTCacatagcatatctttgtcttTGCGTTTTGTGGTGTCTTATGAATCTCAAAACGTGCATACACCATCTTCCTAAGCTGGCGAAgtatttgagcgtgccgtacggcaacgtccatattgataaatatcaaagtcaccgtgggtttgggtgtacgcaaggtgtacgctggaaatttaataaatgagggccaatgtgctTGCTTAATTTGTTCTGGTGTAATGTGTCAGTTCATGTAGTCAAAAGAGAAGCATCTGAGTTCTTCATCAGCTAATCTTCTTTGAAATCTTCCTTCTCTCCACAAGTTGCCAGTTTGTGGTAATTGACGATCAGGACTATCAAGCCCACTTTACTGATCCGGACACTTTGGTGGACTGGGACTTTGTGCAGCAAGTGGTCAGTTCAGAAGTCACACTTCTTTGTTTATGCCGTCAGTGGATTTTCTTCAAGTTTTGCTCATGATGTTTTTCTCATTCCACACAGCGCATCTACAGTCATGAGGTGCCGTCTTGTCCGATCTGCCTGTATCCCCCTGTTGCAGCCCACATGACGCGCTGCGGCCACATCTACTGTTGGCCGTGCATGTTGCACTACCTCTCTCTGAGTGAGAAGAGTTGGTCCAAGTGCCCCATTTGCTATGAGGCCGTGCACAGTGTTGATCTCAAGAGGTTCATACTAAAATTGACAGTTTATAATGCTTGTGTGGTTTTGGctaaaggtgcagtaagtgatttctgaaaaacactgttgatatttgaaatcaacCAAACAAACACTCCCTTCCTTCATTGGTTGCCCACAATACAACAATCAAGCTATACAGCTTGTGCAAATATGGATGCGATTCAACAACACACAACAGCTTATTTTAGTTTTGTGAAATATTGCAAAAATTAGTGTCAAGCAGGAACAAAGCAATCCATTTTCAGGCCTTCCCAATGTCTACTGTTTCTCCAGCGCTGTAAAGTTTTTCTAATGTTAAAGTCGTCCTTGCCTGATTGTAACTTCTTTTTCCAATTATACTCCTCGTACCATTTCTTCTAATATCTCCGTCTCTCTATCTACAGTCTTTCTACGGATGTcccactctctctcctcccccatcatgagcgGTTACTATTGCTGATTGGCAACAAGAATATTGTGGTGTTTGGTCTGATGGGTCTGATCAACTTTGTTTTTATCCTATTTACACTGCCAGGACTAGgtacaaatgcattttttttccagtACACAGCAGAACAGACATCTTGCAAATATTGTTGTTTAGGTGTTGATTTACATTTTCAACAGTGTTTTTCAGAAATGGATTACTGCAACTTTAATGTGAACATCCTTATGTAAACTTCATGTaacaaaaaaggaagaaaaagatTGCATCAAAATCAAACGCCTAGTACATAAAAGTGCCATATACACTACTTGTTACAATTTTTTTCCcgatttaaataaaaagaggTCTCTCTAATAACTGAACATTTTGTGTACATATTCATTCAAAGTTAACGTAATGTCTAATTTATGTTGTCATTAAAACCCATCTCATCAACTTTCAGTGTGGTTGCCATGGAGACCCGTCAGTACGTGTCTGGTAATGTGATCACCATGCGTCTGATGCGGCGAGAGAAAGGATCGCTGGTGGCTCTTCCCAGCTCTCAGTGGGTTAAAGTGGAGGAGCCCATTCATTTTGGAGGTGAGGCAATCTGCATTTTGGATTCGATTTTTGTGGTGTTCACCTGAGTATGTCTTATTTGACACTCCCCACCCCATTTGCAGATGTGCATTTGCGTGCATACTCTAAGCTGCTCCTGGCGTCTCAGCAGCAGGTTTTGGGTTTGCTGGCTGAAGAGAGAATGGCTCTCCAATCCCAGCTCAGCCAAGAGAAAGATGACCCACAGGCCTGTTTCATACAGAGCGCCTTACTGCAGCTGCAGGTACACAAGCTTTCACAACGGCGTATGAATGTTGGGTTGGacaagctgctttgaaacttaAAACTAGTTAAACAAGTCACACTTCCGTTTAGAAAAGTAGTCTGTATAAGTTACTCAAATAGTTTAATTGATGTTGAAGctatttttaaatggttttggATTATGTAATGTGTGATTTATTTCAGAAAAACaatgaaaattattaaattgCAAACTTAAATGTTTACATGCAACCATCTATATAATGgttattaaactgttttataCAACTGAAAACATACAATGTGACATTTAGAAATACCTGAAAAAAACGGTAAAGGTAAAAGCTACATGATTTTTGATCACTTTGGAATCCCTTTGGATAAAATTGTCTGCCAAATGCACAATTGTTAATGAAAAAGTAGTTGCTATATGTTACTCAAATATTGTAAACTACATTAAAGCCATTTAAGGGAACAATAACTTGTAATATGTcatttattttatgattttattgcTATAAATCATTAATGCTTCATGCTTTTTATGAAACGTATACTTAATTTTACATATATGTGACATTTTAAACAGGctaaacaattatttatttattttactgtaaaagcTATTTGTTAGTGTTTACACTTTTCCAGCTCATGTAACCCTCATGTTTAATCTCTGAATGATCAGGAGCGGGAAGAGAGTCTTTTAAAGTGTCACCGTAAGGATGGCGGTTCTGTTGATGGGGTGGACATGAGGAAGCTGTCTCTATCTGAGCACTCCTCTCCTGAGGTGACTGTGGTCAAGAACCTCACTACCTCCAAGGTCAGTAGAAACAGTGCTCATTTCTTTTAGTATGACTGCTGCCCCACAGGCTCTAATCTTCCGATTATAATAATCATGATGGTCTCAATCAAAGGCTGTTGGACAAGTAGTCCTCATCCACTGCGCTTGTGAATTTTGTAATTCGTTGTTTTACAGCAGAGGAAAATGTCTTAGTTGAGTGCTGTGTTGCAAGTTTATGGTTTTAATTCTGCTCTGACAATATGACAATAAAAGACAAACAGTGTGATCTGTTCAATAATTTTTCCACTGCACTTCGCTTTGAATCTTTTCACTCTGAATTTCTCTTCCCACTTTATATTTGGTGTCTTGCGCTGTCAACACCGGTGCCGCATCGCCAGCAGCTTGAGGCTGTCTACACTGGCCGTGAAAAAGCTCCACATCCTGTGTAGACGGCATtattgattataatgggttctatTTGCTTTTGTCGCATGTCCGGTTTAGATACGGTGTTAAACTGCTAAAAAGAATGTGTACTAGGCTTGCTACGATAGTCTGTGTTACCGGTATTCAGACTCAACACCGGTCACATCATGTGCATACCGTGGCCCTATcacttaagatttttttaatagtaataatgtTATTAAGTTCAATTATAGAACAGACAGTACGGAACGTGTTTGCTTGACTAAAGTATGATCCAAACGAGTGTCACAGCGCAAACACAGCAGGAGTCAAGAGTTTATTCATCACGAGAGAAAGAGCTGACAGACAAGAGGATTGCGGAAGATTTGGGAAAACCGATTTTCCGCATACTCGGCCCGGACCGGTGACCGATCAGTCAGTCTCACGTCTTTCAGATTCAGAGCCAGTCTGTTTTGTTTCCAGCGGTACAGGCAATAACGTCAGCTTCGTGTTCTTGCTCTCGTCTCTCTGATGGTGAGGTAGCTTCACTGTCTCTGAGGTTCCCTCAGAGGATGGAACAGTCTCACACATTTATGACATTACTATGATACAGTGCACACTCACCACCTCTGTGACTTCAGTTAAATAGTGCTTATATTGTGCACAATTTTAATAATTCCCGCAGGTTTTGCGGTCACCAAAAACGATCTCTATAAGTGATGTGCACATAAAGCCGCCTCTCAGTCAGCAAGTACCAAAATGAGTAGCTTGCTACGCTTAAgcggtcaaatacacacacaattgTCAAAATTCCCATGCCATCTTATATAACccagtactttttttttaaagtacactGTAAGTGCACAaactttaatataaagtgcaacccaaaacactttttctgctattgaggtgggatatagGCACAGgtttgggtaggtttaaggtgGAAAAGAAGGGTCAACAGTTTAATTATATATGTAATTACAGAGCTTAATTATAGCTGTTAAATGTAAAACGCGTGCATTGTATCAACCGATTCATATAAATGTTACTACATTGTAGTTAAAGGCACAGAATATAAATTGGAACCTGAATATTGACCAAATTTCAGTGTGCATCATTTGGCTTAATGTACGGTGTCCCACCACAGCCCATCCTACAATACGCCTCAGCTTTTGATGATGAGCTTCAGG
Proteins encoded:
- the rnf10 gene encoding RING finger protein 10 isoform X2, whose product is MLKSSDALSPEFGLKMEKNPNANNSSSSNTKIPPRSSSTGSTPTDTKTKTDGKNNGGSKRYSRKREPAFAKAESFPGPRRSQPHKSKNFDKRPPQRGGGGGRQYGLDGGGRREEVAENRRAEFSPAQFAGPKKISLNHLLNFTFEPRGGHFGSVGDSHSCWGRRNKWGHKHKPFNKELFLQANCQFVVIDDQDYQAHFTDPDTLVDWDFVQQVRIYSHEVPSCPICLYPPVAAHMTRCGHIYCWPCMLHYLSLSEKSWSKCPICYEAVHSVDLKSVVAMETRQYVSGNVITMRLMRREKGSLVALPSSQWVKVEEPIHFGDVHLRAYSKLLLASQQQVLGLLAEERMALQSQLSQEKDDPQACFIQSALLQLQEREESLLKCHRKDGGSVDGVDMRKLSLSEHSSPEVTVVKNLTTSKPILQYASAFDDELQEAHEEPVEELATPSVPEVAEEMPEGALEDKPVEETPQTSQSAHHGPYYYFYQAEDGQQMFLHPVNVRCLLREYGSLENSPQSITATVVEIDGHTVSEDIRRRHRYLSHLPLTCEFSLCELNLQPPVLSKETLDSFAEDLEKRKRLRQKKARDEKRREKRIEIEENRKQGKYPEVHIGLENLQHFPAFGSPPQSGSQMQLPEFLLGPPSPLSSSPSSDGVMFPNLTERSPSLSVTSVEEDSHCMSFAQMLKDGKARVDAGPKSIPQKDMFLAPPMADSDGESDGSDRVPVPSFQNSFSQAFEQALSQLDNGNQTPAQALPIPDEKGGKKKKKKQKLLFSTSMVHTK
- the rnf10 gene encoding RING finger protein 10 isoform X1 → MLKSSDALSPEFGLKMEKNPNANNSSSSNTKIPPRSSSTGSTPTDTKTKTDGKNNGGSKRYSRKREPAFAKAESFPGPRRSQPHKSKNFDKRPPQRGGGGGRQYGLDGGGRREEVAENRRAEFSPAQFAGPKKISLNHLLNFTFEPRGGHFGSVGDSHSCWGRRNKWGHKHKPFNKELFLQANCQFVVIDDQDYQAHFTDPDTLVDWDFVQQVRIYSHEVPSCPICLYPPVAAHMTRCGHIYCWPCMLHYLSLSEKSWSKCPICYEAVHSVDLKSVVAMETRQYVSGNVITMRLMRREKGSLVALPSSQWVKVEEPIHFGDVHLRAYSKLLLASQQQVLGLLAEERMALQSQLSQEKDDPQACFIQSALLQLQEREESLLKCHRKDGGSVDGVDMRKLSLSEHSSPEVTVVKNLTTSKPILQYASAFDDELQEAHEEPVEELATPSVPEVAEEMPEGALEDKPVEETPQTSQSAHHGPYYYFYQAEDGQQMFLHPVNVRCLLREYGSLENSPQSITATVVEIDGHTVSEDIRRRHRYLSHLPLTCEFSLCELNLQPPVLSKETLDSFAEDLEKRKRLRQKKARDEKRREKRIEIEENRKQGKYPEVHIGLENLQHFPAFGSPPQSGSQMQLPEFLLGPPSPLSSSPSSDGVMFPNLTERSPSLSVTSVEEDSHCMSFAQMLKDGKARVDAGPKSIPQKADMFLAPPMADSDGESDGSDRVPVPSFQNSFSQAFEQALSQLDNGNQTPAQALPIPDEKGGKKKKKKQKLLFSTSMVHTK